In the genome of Gemmatimonadales bacterium, the window CACCACCTTCACCTGTCCTCCGGCGACGAGATAGAGCGCGTCGCCCGGATCGTCCTCGAATACGATGACGCTGCCCTTCGGATAGCTGCGTTCGCGGGCCAGGTCCGCGAATGACTGCAGATCATGCTCGGTCAGCCCGTGAAACAGGGGGACCTTGCGCAACACGTCTATGGCGGCAACAGGCACGGGGACCTCTCTCTCGCAGGATGTTCGCGGGTCACGGTGCATGACCCGCTGCAAGGTGCCCTGAACGTGTACCGCGGCCGGGCCGCTCTCACAAGGGCGCGCGGCGCGCCGCAGCGCTCGGGGATTGATCGGAACCCACTGAGACCGTTAGATTTCGCCGTTTCCGGCCCGACCGGCCGGCGCTCGTGTCAAACCCATCGATCCCGACGCATTCGAAGGAGCACAACCGTGAAGGCCGATCTCCATCCCAACTATCGGAAGGTCACCGCCGTCTGCGCGTGCGGAAACTCCTTCGAGACCCGCTCCACCGCGGCGTCGATTCACGTCGAGGTCTGCGCGCAATGCCATCCGTACTTCACGGGCAAGCAGCGCCTGGTCGACACGGCGGGCCGGGTGGACCGCTTCCGCCGCAGGTACCAGGGCGAGGCGGCCAAGGCGTAAGCCATGGAGGCCCGACTCCGCCAGGCGCTCGCCCGCGCGGAGGAGGTGTCCCGGGCGCTGGCCGAGCCCGACGTGGCGCGCGATCCGGCCCGGCTCAAGGCGCTTGGCCGCGAGCACACGCGGCTCGCTCCCGTCGTCAGGGCCGCCGAGCGGCTGACCCGGCTTGAAGACGAGTTGGCGCAGGCGCGGGAGCTGGGCCAGGACGGTGATCCCGAGCTCGCCGCGCTCGTCCGCGCGGACCTCGTCCGCCTCACTCCCGAAATCGATGCGCTCCGCCGCGAGCTGCACGAGCTGCTCATCCCCCGCGATCCCCACGACGACCGCGATGCCATCGTCGAGATCCGCGCCGGCACCGGCGGCGACGAGGCCGGCCTCTTCGCCGGCGAGCTGGTGCGCATGTACACCCGCTACGCCGAGCGCCACGGCCTCGCCGTCGAGCCGATCGCGCTGAGCGAGGGAAACCTGGGCGGCGTGAAGGAAGCGATCTTTGCCGTCCGCGGCGACGATGCGTACGGTCTGCTGCGCTGGGAGAGCGGCGTGCACCGGGTGCAGCGTGTGCCGGCCACCGAGACCCAGGGCCGCATTCACACCTCCGCCGCGACCGTGGCCGTGCTGCCCGAGGCGGAGGAGGTGGACGTCCGCATCGAGCCCAACGATCTCAAGATCGACGTGTTCCGCTCGAGCGGTCCCGGCGGCCAGAGCGTCAACACCACCGATAGTGCGGTCCGGATCACCCATCTCCCCACCGGGCTCGTGGTGCAGCAGCAGGATCAGAAGTCGCAATTGCAGAACAAGCTCAAGGCGCTCGAGGTGCTGCGCGCCCGGCTGCTCGACCGGATGATCGCCGAGCAGGAGTCGCGGCGCGCCCGCGAGCGTCGCGCCATGGTGGGCACCGGCGACCGCTCGGCCAAGGTGCGGACCTACAATTTTCCCCAGAGCCGCGTCACCGAGCACCGGCTCAACCTGTCGATCCACAACCTGGCCGAAGTGCTCGACGGGCGGTTGGAGCCGCTGGTCGACGCGCTGCGCATGAAGAGCCGGGAGGAGCAGGCCGGTGACTGAGCTCGTCGCGACGCTGGCCCCGCTGCTCGCCGACGCTGCGGGCCGCCTCGCCGCTGCCGGTGTCCCGGCGCCCCGGCGCAATGCGCTCCGCCTCTGGGCGGATCTCAATGCAACGGAGCCAGCGCGCGCGTGGCTCGTGCGCGAGCACGAGGTCGCGCCGAGCGATGCGGCGCGCTTCCTCGATGCCGTCGCGCGGCGCGCGGCCGGCGAGCCCCTCGCCTATGTTTCGGGCGTCGTGGGCTTTCGCCGGCTCACGCTCGAGATTGACCGGCGCGCGCTCATTCCGCGGCCGGAAACCGAGGGTTTGGTGGGCCTCGTTCTCACGCGCGTTCCCGGCGGCTCCGTGGCCGACGTGGGCACCGGCTCGGGTTGCATCGCATTGAGCCTCGCGGTCGAGGGCAGCTACGAGCGGATCGTGGCCGTCGATCGGTCCGGCGGGGCGCTGTCACTCGCCGCTCACAACGCGCGCCGGGCCGGCATTCGTCGCATGGCGCGGCCCGGCGGACCGTCGCCGGTCTCCTTCGTCCGCGGCGATCTAACCGGCGCTTTGGTGACGAGCGGCCTCGACGCCGTGGTCTCCAACCCGCCATACCTCACGACGGCGGAATATGCCGCCGTCGACGACGCGGTGAGGGCTTGGGAGCCGCGCGACGCGCTGGTGGGCGGCGCGGACGGACTCGACGCGGTGCGCGGGCTCGCGCACGATGCGCACCGGGTGGTGCGCGCGGGCGGGTGGCTCGCGCTCGAGGTGGACAGCACCCGCGCCGCGGCGGCGGCGAGCCTCGTGGTCCGGGCCGGGTGGACCGATGTGACGGTGGGCATGGACCTTTTCGGGCGCGAGCGCTACCTCCTCGCGCGAAGGAGCGACGGACCGTGATCTGGGACAAGGCACAGGACCTGGGCCGCAGCATCGGGCAGACGCCAGAGTATCAGGCGCTCAGGCGCGCCGAGACGAGCTTGCGGGAAGACAAGGACACGGTCGCCAAGCTGGACGAGATCCAGCGTCTCGCCCGGCAGGTCGATCAGCTTGTGGCCCAGGGCCAGATGCCCGACCAGCCGACCGCGGAAGCGTACGAGAACGCCGTGCGCGACCTGGAGACGAGCTCCGTGGGCCAGGCGTACGTGGTGGCCCGCGCCAACTTCGAGAAGTTGATGGGCCGGGTGAATCAGCAGATCAGCGAGGGCATGGAAAAGGGCGCGACGAGCAGCATCATCACGCTCTCGTGATCGCGCCGCCGTGAGCGGGTTCTTCCTCGTCGTGGAGGGTCCCGAGGGCGCCGGCAAGTCGACGCTTGTCGCCGGGCTCGAGCGCACGATGCGGGAACGGGGTCTCGACCCCGTGGTGGTCCGCGAGCCCGGCGGGACGCCTGCGGCCGAGCGGATCCGCTCCGCCTTTCTCGATCCGGCCAGCCGGTTCGCGCCGGCCACCGAGCTGCTGTTCCTCGCGGCGGCCCGGGCCCATTTGGTGCAGGAGGTGATCCGGCCGGCACTCGGCGCGGGGCGAATCGTGCTCGGAGATCGCTACCAGCTGTCGACCGAGGCATATCAGGGGGCGGGACGGGGCCTGGACGCGGCCACCATCAGCCTCGTGGGCATTGTCGCCACTGGCGGGCTCCGGCCACAATTGACGCTGGTACTCGACATCCCTCCGGCGCTCGGGCGGCAGCGCCAGCGAAACGCCGGCAAGTCGCGCGACCGGCTCGAGCGGGAAGACCCCGGCTTTCACGACCGCGTGGCCCGCGCCTATCTGGCGGCAAGCGGCGAGGGGGTGCGACATTTGGACGGAACACTGGCGCCGGCGGCGCTCCTCGAGGCCGCGTGGGCCGAGGTGCTCGCAGCGGCACCGGAAACCTTTCGGGGGACGCGCGGGTAGCGGTCCCGGTCTGTCTGGAGGCAGTATGAAGCAACGCTGGGGTGTGATCGGCCTGGTGGCGATGCTGTCGTTCTTCAGCGGCGGCTGGCTCTTGCAGCGCGGCGTCGCGGCGAACGGCAACGTTTATCAGCAGGCGCGCCTCTTCGACGACGTGCTCGCTCACGTCCACAATTACTACGTGGACTCGATCGGCGAGTCCGACCTGTACGACAAAGCCACCAACGGGATGCTCGAGGAGCTGAAGGACCCGTATTCGGTCCTTCTCACCGGCGACGACTACAAGGCGCTCACCGAGCAGACGTCGGGCAACTATGCGGGGCTCGGTATCCAGATCGACGTGCGCGACGGGTGGATCACCGTGGTGGCGCCGCTCCCCGATACGCCCGCCGAACGCGCCGGCATCGAAACCGGCGACCAGATCATTCAAGTTGAAGGCAAGTCCACCGAGGGCTGGAAGACGGAGCAGGCGGTGAAGGCCCTGCGCGGCGATCCGGGCAGCCACATCGCGCTCCAGGTGCGCCGTGCGGGCATCATGGACCCGCTCAAGTTCGATCTCACCCGCGCTGCCATCCATGTCCGCTCGGTGCCGCCGGGGACACTCTTCGACAGCGGCGTGGGCTACATCTCCCTCAATCCGGTGGCCGAGACCTCGGCGAGCGAGCTGCGCGACGAGGTCACGTCGATGAAGGCCAAGGGAATGAAGGCGATGGTGCTCGACTTGAGGCTCAACCCCGGCGGCCTGCTCGACCAGGGCGTCAAGGTCTCCGACCTCTTCCTCGACAAGGGCCAGGAGGTCGTCTCCACCCGCGGCCGCGCGCGCGGCTCGAGCAAAGAGTTCTACGACGACGTCCGGCAGCCGTGGCCCGATCTGCCGGTGGTAGTGCTGGTGAATGAAGGCACGGCGAGCGCCGCCGAGATCATCGCCGGCGCCTTGCAGGACCACGACCGTGCCGTCGTCGTGGGCACGCCGACCTTCGGCAAGGGCCTGGTCCAGACCCTCTTCCCTCTTGGCGATGGCGTGGCGCTCAAGCTCACCACCGCGCGGTGGTACACACCAAGCGGACGCACCATTCAGCGCACGGCCAAGAACGAGGAAGACCAGTTCGCGCAGGCGCAGGCCGCGGCGCTCGACAGCACCGGCGCGGCCTCGAGCGACGCCACCTCCGACTCGGCGCTCAAGCAGCGGCCCGCCTACCATACCGATGGCGGCCGCACCGTGCGCGGCGGCGGCGGGATCGTGCCCGACATCGTGGTGCGGCCCGACACGCTCACCACGAGCGAGCGTGAGTTCGCCCGCGCACTCGGCGGCAAGACGCCGGTGTACCGCGACGTGCTCACCGATCTGGCGCTCGACCTCAAGCGCACCAAGGCCGTCACCGCCGAGAACTTCAAGGTGACGCCGGAGATGCGGCAGCAGGTCTATCAGCGGCTCAAGGCCAAGGGCGTGGACATGACGCCGCAGGTGTTTGCCGGGGCGGGCTCGCTCATCGATTCGCAGTTGGGCTACGAGATCGCGCGCTACATCTTCGGGCGGCCGGCCGAGTTCAAGCGCCGCTCGCTCGACGACGAGCAACTGCAGACGGCGCTCGGTCTGCTTCGCAAGGCGCAGACACCGAAGGAGCTGCTCGGGCTCGCGATGTCGAGCGCGACGGCACAGAGGACGAACTGACCGGCCCGCTCCGGACGGCCCTGGTCGGGCCGGGCCGGATGGGGCAGGGCATCGCGCTCGCGCTCGTTGCGGGCGGATGGGAGGTGACGCTGCTGGCGCGCTCGGCGCGGCCGGTGGCGTCACCTCTCGCGTTGCGGACGGGAGACTGGGGGCCCGCGGTCGGCGCGGCGGAACTCGTGCTCGTGGCGACGCCCGACGACGCGATCCCCGATGCGGCGGCCGCGCTCGTGGCGTGTGGCGCCGTCGGGCCGGCGCACGTGGTGCTCCATCTGGCGGGTCCACTCGATCGGAGCGCGCTATCCGCACTCGCGCCGACCGGCGCGGCGCTCGGCTCCTTTCACCCATTGCAGACCGTGGCCGACTCCGCCCGCGCGCCGGCGCGTCTCCGCGGCGCCTTTGCCGGCATCGAGGGCGACGCGCGCGCGCTCGCCGCGGCAGAACGGCTCGCCGAGGCGCTCGGCATGACGCCCGTGCGGCTCAGGGCCGAAGCGAAGCCGCTCTACCACGCGGCCGCGGTGATCACGGCGAATTACACGGTGGCATTGGCGGCCATGGCGGAGCGGATCGCGCAGTCGGCGGGGGTGCCCGAAGAAGTCGTGGGGCGGATGTATCAGCCGCTACTGGCCGGCGCCGTCGGCAACGTGGCGGCCCTCGGCGCCCGACGCGCGCTCACCGGCCCCATCCGTCGCGGCGACGTGGCAACGGTGCGGGCGCACCTCACGGCGCTCGCGCCCGGAGACGCGGCCATCTACCGGGCGGTGGGGCGCGCAGCACTCGCGCTCGCGCGCGAGGCGGGGCTCGGTGAGCAAGCCGCGGCCGAGCTGGCGCGCCTGCTCGCCGACTAACCCTGCTCGATCACCCTGACGCCGTCCGGCACGTCGAAGGTGAACGTCTTGTCGCTCACGGGGACGTTGATACGGAGGTGGTGCAGCGTGAGTGTGCGGTGCTGGCCCGAGATCTCCTCGATCTCGATCCGTCTCGGCAGCGCGTCGGCCTTGTCGAGCCACACGGTGGCCTTGGTGAACGGCATGTCGGGCACGGTGGGTAGCATCTCGATCACGTCGACCGCGCGCCCGTCGATCCGATCCGCGCGGACGTACGTGGAGGCGTACCGCTCAGCGGGCCGGTCGAGCAGCCACGCGATGAGATTGTAGCCGTACACCGGCCCGCCGCTCGGCACCGGCAACTTGAGCACCTGGCCGGGCGTGGTGCTTGGCGTGTACACCCAGACATGCTCGCCGTCGATCACGATCGCTTCGCCCGGCGGATCGGTGAAGCGCATCGAAAGTTTGGCGTGGCCCGACTGGGTGAGCACGCCCTTGCTTTCCTGGTCACCGATCATCGGGTTCTCGATCGTCTGATCGAAGTCGGCCCGGAGCGAAATGAGCGAACGGTAGGCGTCCGCCGCGCGGTCGACGATGGCGGGGGCCTCTTGGGCGGACAGATGGACAGACGGACAGACGGACAGCGCGGCGCCCGGGATGATCGCGCCGGCCAGGCGAACTACGGCCGCCCAACCCGCGGCGCGGCGCCCGGCCCTGCATCTGCCTGTCCGACTGTCCGCCCGTCCGCCCACCCTCACGCCCGCTCCCCCGCCGGCTCCGTCACCCGCCGTCCGATGGCCTCGGCGATGAGCCGCACCTCGCGCATCATCTGGCTGAACTGCGTCGGAAAGAGGCTCTGCGCGCCGTCGGAGAGCGCGCGGTCCGGATCGGGATGGACCTCGATGAGAAGTCCGTCGGCGCCAGCCGCAACCGCGGCGCGCGCCATCGGCGTCACCATGTCGCGATGCCCGGTGGCGTGGCTCGGGTCGGCCACGATGGGCAGATGTGACGCGCCGTGCACGACCGGAATGGCCGCGAGGTCGAACAGGTTGCGCGTTGCCGGGTCGAAGGTGCGGACACCGCGCTCGCACAGGATCACGTTCGCGTTGCCCTCGGCCAGGATGTACTCGGCCGAGAGGAGCAGCTCCTGGATGGTGGCGGCGAGGCCGCGCTTGAGCAACACCGGGCGGCCGCAGTGGCCCGCGCGCTTGAGCAGCGAGTAGTTCTGCATGTTGCGCGCGCCGATCTGCACCACATCGGCGACGGCTGCCACCGCGTCGAGACCCTCGGGATCCATCGCCTCGGTCACGATGAGCAGGCCGGTCTCCTCGCGCGCCCGGGCGAGAAGTGCCAGGCCCCGGGCGCCAAGCCCCTGAAAGGCGTACGGCGAGCTGCGCGGCTTGAACGCGCCACCCCGGAGCACGGTGGCGCCGGCATCCCGCACCGCGCGCGCGGCGTCAATGATCTGGCGCTCGCTCTCGACGGAGCAGGGACCCGCCATCACCACGATCTCCTCGCCGCCCACGGCGACCCCGCCGCCGAGCTGTACCACCGTGGACTGCGGGCGCCATTCGCGCGATACCTGCTTGTACGGTTTGGTGACCGGAATGCATTCCTGCACCCCGGCCAGTCCCGCAAGGCGCGAGGGATCGACGCGGCCGTCGTTGCCGACCAGGCCCACCGTGGTGCGTTGGCGGCCCGGCATGACCCGCGCCTCGTAACCCATCTCCTCGATGACGGTGGCCACCTGACGAATCTCCTCGTCGGTAGCGCCGTGGCGCATCACGATCAGCATGGGAGCTCCGCGGCGGGGCGCGCGAGCGGTCGGGGACTACGCATGCGCCGCGACCGCTCGCGCCGGCTCGGCGTGCACCGGCTCCACGTGCGCCGCCTCACCCAGCCGCACACCGACGATGGTCGAGATGCCCGGCTCCTGCATCGTCACACCGAACACCGCGTCGGCCGCCTGCATGGTGCGCGGGTTGTGGGTGATGACGATGAACTGGGTGCTTGCCTTGAACTCGTCCAGCAGCCGGGTGAAGCGGCCGACGTTGGCGTCGTCGAGCGGCGCGTCTACTTCGTCCATCAGGCAGAATGGGCTCGGCTTGGTGAGATAGAGGCCGAAAAGGAGCGAGGTGGCCACCAGCGTGCGCTCGCCCATCGAGAGGAGCCGCACGTGCTGGATCCGCTTGCCGCGCGGCGCCGCGAGGATCTCGATCTCGCTTTCCAGCGGGTCGTCCGTGTTGGCGAGCCGCAGGTCGCATTCGCCGCCGCCGAAGAGGGTCTGGAAGACGGTATGGAAGTTCGCCTTCACCGCCTCGAACGTCTCGAGAAAGAGTCGTCGCGCCGTGCCGTCGATTTCGCGGATGGCCTGAAGCAGCGCCTGCCGTGCGCCGACCAGATCGTCCCGCTGGCCGGTGAGGAATTCGAGCCGCTTCACCTCGTCGGCATGCTCCTCCACGGCGAGCGGATTGACCGGGCCGATCGCCTCGAGGGCGGCGACGATGCGGGCCGACTCGGATTCCAGCGTCTCGCGGTCGAGGTCGAGCAGCGCGGCACCGTCCATCAGCAGGTCGATCGGCTTGCGCCATTCGGTCTCGACCGCCTGGACAATGCCGCGCCGGAGGCCGGCGCCCTCGGTCAGCTCGATCTGGTGTCGATGGCTCTCTTCGGCGTGCGCGTCCACCGCGGCTCGCGCGGCGGCCACGGCGCGCTCGGCCTCGGCAAGATCCGCCTCCGCGGCCGCGAGGCCGAGCTCCGCGTCAGTGTCCGCCGCCTCCAGCTCGAGCAGCGCGACGCGCCGCTCGGAGCGGGCTTCCTGCCACTGGAGCTGCTGCGCGCCAAGGCTGGCGGCGTCATGCTCGAGTTGCGCCAGCTCGGAGGTGAGCGATCCGATGGCGGCCGATGCGCCATCGTGCGCCGCGAGCGCGCGGGAAAGCCGCTCCGAGGCGCCGCGCAGTCCGGCGGCCACGTGCGCTTCTTCGACCTGCCGATGCGCCCGCTGCTCGCGCGCCAGCTCCTGCGCGGTCTCCAGCTCGGCGAGCGCGGCGCGCGCCGCGCCCAACGCCTCGTCGAGCCGCGCGCGAGACCGCTCCCCTTCGATGAGCAGCGCGTCGACTTCGACCAGCCGCTGCTCCGCGCGCGCCAGCCGCTCGGCGAGCCGCGCCACCTGCGCCTCGGAATCGGTGAATTCCCGGCTCAGGTTGGCAACGAAGCGCGCGGCGTCCTCGCGCGCGGCGATGGCCTGGCGCTCCGCATCCCGACAGGCGTCGGCCTCGGCACCCGCGGCCGCCTGCGCGCGCTCCAGCTCCGCCAGCTGCGCGACGGTGGCGGCGAGGCGCGCTTCCGCCGCCTCGAGCACGCCGGTGGCGTGCGCCGCTTCCTGGCTGATGGCGGCAAGCTCCGCCCGCCGGCGAAGCGGCCCCGACGGGCCCGCCGGCGCGCCGAGGAAGATCGCGCCGCTCGCACGGCGGAGCACGTGGCCCGCGTCGTCGAGCACCTCGGAGCCGGCGAGTGCCGCCGCCACCCAAGCGGCTGCGGGGCCTTCCGCGCGGAATCGGCCGGCGAGCGACCGATCGCCCGCGGGTGCCGATGGCCCGGGCTCGACCGGCAACAGCACCAGCGCGCCCGGTTGGTGCTCGGCGTGCCACGCGCGAATGACGTCGATGGTCTCGTGGTCCTTCACCAGCACGGCGTGAGTCCATTCTCCAAGCAGGCGCTCTCCCAGCTCGGCGTCCTCGCGCGCCGCGCTCACGAAATCGCTCAGCGGTCCGAGCACGCGGCCGTCAAAGCGGTCGCGCGCGGAGAGCAGGGCGGCGGCGCCGGGCGCGAGCCCGACACGGTCGCGCTCCAGCTCCTCCAGCACCTCCCGCCTCGCGGTGATCTGTGCGAGCGCCTCCTCGGCCCGGCGCCGCTCCGACCGGTTCGTCGCCTCGTGCTCCCGCGCCTCCGCAACGAGGTGCCGCGCGTGCTCCGCCGCCGCGGCGGCGCGGATGGCGTCATGGCTCCGGCTCGCGGCCTGCTCGGCGGCGTGGTCCCGCTCGCGCTCGGCGCGGCCCAGCTCGCCTTCGAGCCCCCCGCTGTGCGCGCCCGCCTGCGCCAGCCGCTCGCGGAGGGATGCAAGCTCGCCCTCGAGCGCCGCGCGCTCGCCCTCGAGCGAATGCAGCGTCTGCGCGTGCACGTGCAGCCCGTGCTCCCGCTGTCGCACGCCGGCTCGCTGCTCCAGCAACCGCGCGCGCCCCGTTTCTTCCTCCGCCGCGCGCGCCGTCACGTCGGCCTGAATCCGCTCGTGCTCGCGCGCGGCCGCGTCCTGCTCGGCGGCCGCGGCCTCGCGCTCGGCTGCGGCCTCAGCGGC includes:
- the smc gene encoding chromosome segregation protein SMC, producing MKLTRLELSGFKSFADTVTLDFEQGVTAIVGPNGCGKSNVSDAVRWVLGEQSARLLRGGKMEDVIFQGSANRRPVNVTEVALYLDNSDGDLPIAYREVVIARRLSRSGQSDYLLNGSPVRLRDIQDLLRGTGLGSDAGVVIESEMIKLLLSDRADERRSLFEEAAGIGLYRDRKHSSERRLEETAADLQRVEDLIAEVQSQIRSLARQKGKSERHAKLTEEKFAVQITLARRQLDELAERSAGLNARFGELTALLPAEREQLSAAEARREELSRGRAAAELQRTEIARRLGAVRVDLGKLDGDLALAAERLANTTARRARAEDERAQMVQRAAEAAAEREAAAAEQDAAAREHERIQADVTARAAEEETGRARLLEQRAGVRQREHGLHVHAQTLHSLEGERAALEGELASLRERLAQAGAHSGGLEGELGRAERERDHAAEQAASRSHDAIRAAAAAEHARHLVAEAREHEATNRSERRRAEEALAQITARREVLEELERDRVGLAPGAAALLSARDRFDGRVLGPLSDFVSAAREDAELGERLLGEWTHAVLVKDHETIDVIRAWHAEHQPGALVLLPVEPGPSAPAGDRSLAGRFRAEGPAAAWVAAALAGSEVLDDAGHVLRRASGAIFLGAPAGPSGPLRRRAELAAISQEAAHATGVLEAAEARLAATVAQLAELERAQAAAGAEADACRDAERQAIAAREDAARFVANLSREFTDSEAQVARLAERLARAEQRLVEVDALLIEGERSRARLDEALGAARAALAELETAQELAREQRAHRQVEEAHVAAGLRGASERLSRALAAHDGASAAIGSLTSELAQLEHDAASLGAQQLQWQEARSERRVALLELEAADTDAELGLAAAEADLAEAERAVAAARAAVDAHAEESHRHQIELTEGAGLRRGIVQAVETEWRKPIDLLMDGAALLDLDRETLESESARIVAALEAIGPVNPLAVEEHADEVKRLEFLTGQRDDLVGARQALLQAIREIDGTARRLFLETFEAVKANFHTVFQTLFGGGECDLRLANTDDPLESEIEILAAPRGKRIQHVRLLSMGERTLVATSLLFGLYLTKPSPFCLMDEVDAPLDDANVGRFTRLLDEFKASTQFIVITHNPRTMQAADAVFGVTMQEPGISTIVGVRLGEAAHVEPVHAEPARAVAAHA
- a CDS encoding DUF2520 domain-containing protein — its product is MGQGIALALVAGGWEVTLLARSARPVASPLALRTGDWGPAVGAAELVLVATPDDAIPDAAAALVACGAVGPAHVVLHLAGPLDRSALSALAPTGAALGSFHPLQTVADSARAPARLRGAFAGIEGDARALAAAERLAEALGMTPVRLRAEAKPLYHAAAVITANYTVALAAMAERIAQSAGVPEEVVGRMYQPLLAGAVGNVAALGARRALTGPIRRGDVATVRAHLTALAPGDAAIYRAVGRAALALAREAGLGEQAAAELARLLAD
- the prmC gene encoding peptide chain release factor N(5)-glutamine methyltransferase, yielding MTELVATLAPLLADAAGRLAAAGVPAPRRNALRLWADLNATEPARAWLVREHEVAPSDAARFLDAVARRAAGEPLAYVSGVVGFRRLTLEIDRRALIPRPETEGLVGLVLTRVPGGSVADVGTGSGCIALSLAVEGSYERIVAVDRSGGALSLAAHNARRAGIRRMARPGGPSPVSFVRGDLTGALVTSGLDAVVSNPPYLTTAEYAAVDDAVRAWEPRDALVGGADGLDAVRGLAHDAHRVVRAGGWLALEVDSTRAAAAASLVVRAGWTDVTVGMDLFGRERYLLARRSDGP
- a CDS encoding YlbF family regulator, producing the protein MIWDKAQDLGRSIGQTPEYQALRRAETSLREDKDTVAKLDEIQRLARQVDQLVAQGQMPDQPTAEAYENAVRDLETSSVGQAYVVARANFEKLMGRVNQQISEGMEKGATSSIITLS
- the tmk gene encoding dTMP kinase, which codes for MSGFFLVVEGPEGAGKSTLVAGLERTMRERGLDPVVVREPGGTPAAERIRSAFLDPASRFAPATELLFLAAARAHLVQEVIRPALGAGRIVLGDRYQLSTEAYQGAGRGLDAATISLVGIVATGGLRPQLTLVLDIPPALGRQRQRNAGKSRDRLEREDPGFHDRVARAYLAASGEGVRHLDGTLAPAALLEAAWAEVLAAAPETFRGTRG
- the aroF gene encoding 3-deoxy-7-phosphoheptulonate synthase, with translation MLIVMRHGATDEEIRQVATVIEEMGYEARVMPGRQRTTVGLVGNDGRVDPSRLAGLAGVQECIPVTKPYKQVSREWRPQSTVVQLGGGVAVGGEEIVVMAGPCSVESERQIIDAARAVRDAGATVLRGGAFKPRSSPYAFQGLGARGLALLARAREETGLLIVTEAMDPEGLDAVAAVADVVQIGARNMQNYSLLKRAGHCGRPVLLKRGLAATIQELLLSAEYILAEGNANVILCERGVRTFDPATRNLFDLAAIPVVHGASHLPIVADPSHATGHRDMVTPMARAAVAAGADGLLIEVHPDPDRALSDGAQSLFPTQFSQMMREVRLIAEAIGRRVTEPAGERA
- a CDS encoding S41 family peptidase — translated: MKQRWGVIGLVAMLSFFSGGWLLQRGVAANGNVYQQARLFDDVLAHVHNYYVDSIGESDLYDKATNGMLEELKDPYSVLLTGDDYKALTEQTSGNYAGLGIQIDVRDGWITVVAPLPDTPAERAGIETGDQIIQVEGKSTEGWKTEQAVKALRGDPGSHIALQVRRAGIMDPLKFDLTRAAIHVRSVPPGTLFDSGVGYISLNPVAETSASELRDEVTSMKAKGMKAMVLDLRLNPGGLLDQGVKVSDLFLDKGQEVVSTRGRARGSSKEFYDDVRQPWPDLPVVVLVNEGTASAAEIIAGALQDHDRAVVVGTPTFGKGLVQTLFPLGDGVALKLTTARWYTPSGRTIQRTAKNEEDQFAQAQAAALDSTGAASSDATSDSALKQRPAYHTDGGRTVRGGGGIVPDIVVRPDTLTTSEREFARALGGKTPVYRDVLTDLALDLKRTKAVTAENFKVTPEMRQQVYQRLKAKGVDMTPQVFAGAGSLIDSQLGYEIARYIFGRPAEFKRRSLDDEQLQTALGLLRKAQTPKELLGLAMSSATAQRTN
- a CDS encoding outer membrane lipoprotein carrier protein LolA → MRVGGRADSRTGRCRAGRRAAGWAAVVRLAGAIIPGAALSVCPSVHLSAQEAPAIVDRAADAYRSLISLRADFDQTIENPMIGDQESKGVLTQSGHAKLSMRFTDPPGEAIVIDGEHVWVYTPSTTPGQVLKLPVPSGGPVYGYNLIAWLLDRPAERYASTYVRADRIDGRAVDVIEMLPTVPDMPFTKATVWLDKADALPRRIEIEEISGQHRTLTLHHLRINVPVSDKTFTFDVPDGVRVIEQG
- the rpmE gene encoding 50S ribosomal protein L31; translated protein: MKADLHPNYRKVTAVCACGNSFETRSTAASIHVEVCAQCHPYFTGKQRLVDTAGRVDRFRRRYQGEAAKA
- the prfA gene encoding peptide chain release factor 1; this translates as MEARLRQALARAEEVSRALAEPDVARDPARLKALGREHTRLAPVVRAAERLTRLEDELAQARELGQDGDPELAALVRADLVRLTPEIDALRRELHELLIPRDPHDDRDAIVEIRAGTGGDEAGLFAGELVRMYTRYAERHGLAVEPIALSEGNLGGVKEAIFAVRGDDAYGLLRWESGVHRVQRVPATETQGRIHTSAATVAVLPEAEEVDVRIEPNDLKIDVFRSSGPGGQSVNTTDSAVRITHLPTGLVVQQQDQKSQLQNKLKALEVLRARLLDRMIAEQESRRARERRAMVGTGDRSAKVRTYNFPQSRVTEHRLNLSIHNLAEVLDGRLEPLVDALRMKSREEQAGD